A genomic window from Tolypothrix sp. PCC 7910 includes:
- a CDS encoding multicopper oxidase domain-containing protein, with translation MPNNLALGKEQFWSRRQLLKLGLGGTCMAGAAALWHATSVNSKSIVKVPPPEIAASEGVTQPMKMLRNFDYGTLKQENGRTIREFQLTAGTSVIQLNSAVSYNIWDLNGHIPGPTLRVKQGERVRILFLNKAGHSHSLHFHGVHSSDMDGIRPVSNGSATIYEFDAEPYGVHLYHCHIEPVTRHIAKGLYGMFIIDPPKPRPPADEIVLVMAGYDINDDSRNEYYAFNGLPHHYMDNPIRIYKDQLIRLYVLNIIEYDPAVTFHLHANFFDVYRTGMTMTPSEKADVITMGVAERHILEFAFRYPGKYMFHPHQDAIAENGCMGVFEVV, from the coding sequence ATGCCCAATAACTTGGCTTTGGGAAAAGAACAATTTTGGAGTCGTCGTCAATTACTAAAGCTGGGTTTAGGTGGTACTTGTATGGCGGGAGCAGCAGCACTTTGGCACGCAACGAGTGTCAATAGTAAGTCCATCGTCAAAGTCCCACCCCCGGAAATTGCGGCATCTGAGGGAGTTACCCAACCCATGAAGATGCTAAGAAATTTCGATTATGGGACATTAAAGCAAGAGAATGGACGTACTATTCGAGAATTTCAGTTAACTGCTGGGACTTCCGTTATTCAGCTTAATAGTGCCGTATCCTATAACATCTGGGATTTAAACGGTCACATACCAGGGCCAACACTACGCGTCAAACAAGGCGAACGGGTACGGATATTATTTCTCAATAAGGCAGGACATTCCCACTCTTTACACTTTCATGGGGTTCATTCATCAGATATGGATGGTATCCGCCCAGTAAGTAATGGAAGTGCGACAATTTATGAATTTGATGCCGAACCCTACGGCGTTCATTTATATCACTGCCATATTGAGCCAGTTACCCGTCACATTGCTAAGGGGTTATATGGGATGTTTATCATCGATCCGCCAAAACCCCGTCCGCCAGCCGATGAAATTGTGTTGGTCATGGCTGGGTATGACATTAATGATGATAGCCGTAATGAATATTACGCTTTCAATGGTTTGCCTCACCACTACATGGACAATCCCATCCGAATTTACAAAGATCAGTTAATTCGGCTCTATGTCCTTAATATCATTGAATACGATCCAGCCGTGACATTTCATCTTCATGCCAACTTCTTTGATGTCTATCGTACTGGCATGACGATGACTCCTAGTGAGAAAGCTGATGTGATCACGATGGGTGTAGCTGAAAGGCATATTTTGGAATTTGCATTTCGCTATCCAGGGAAATATATGTTTCATCCCCATCAAGATGCGATCGCAGAAAACGGTTGTATGGGTGTATTTGAAGTGGTCTAG
- a CDS encoding energy-coupling factor ABC transporter permease, whose translation MHIPDGFVSMPVAGATGVASAAALLIALRRSQDAFGIRRAPVLGLTTAFIFAAQMINFPVAGGTSGHLLGGTLAAVILGSPWAGALCIATVLIIQAVLFADGGITALGANILNMAFIGVWVGWGLTQTLQRLLGGSRQRLPLAAGIASGVSVVVAAIACALELALSGTAPIAIVLPAMTGTHILIGIGEGLITGSVLVYLARQRPDLLPGEQQQFRGWSIPVVTIFLVAGVLSLFASAWPDGLERVAENLGFINLAHKVRVIVPTPLADYGIQGLGTIGTSIAGLVGAAVCFAVAFGIAKVVRPNNA comes from the coding sequence ATGCATATTCCTGATGGATTTGTTTCTATGCCCGTAGCAGGGGCTACGGGTGTAGCGAGTGCGGCAGCACTCTTGATTGCATTGAGGCGATCGCAAGACGCTTTTGGGATTCGTCGCGCTCCAGTACTGGGTTTAACTACAGCGTTTATTTTCGCTGCCCAGATGATTAATTTCCCTGTAGCAGGGGGTACTAGTGGACATTTATTAGGAGGAACCTTAGCAGCAGTTATTTTAGGCAGTCCTTGGGCTGGAGCATTATGCATCGCGACGGTATTAATTATTCAAGCAGTGCTGTTTGCCGATGGAGGAATTACAGCCTTAGGTGCAAATATTTTGAATATGGCCTTTATTGGTGTTTGGGTTGGTTGGGGGTTAACTCAAACTTTGCAAAGACTTTTAGGAGGGTCGAGACAGCGCTTACCCCTAGCAGCTGGAATTGCATCTGGTGTGAGCGTAGTAGTAGCAGCCATAGCTTGTGCCTTGGAGTTAGCTCTTTCTGGAACCGCACCGATAGCTATAGTTTTACCAGCCATGACTGGTACTCATATTCTAATTGGTATTGGTGAAGGGCTCATTACGGGTAGCGTGTTAGTTTACCTCGCTAGACAGAGACCAGATTTATTACCAGGGGAACAGCAGCAATTTCGCGGTTGGTCAATACCTGTTGTTACTATTTTTTTAGTAGCAGGTGTACTATCGCTTTTTGCCTCAGCTTGGCCAGATGGCTTAGAAAGAGTTGCTGAGAACTTAGGCTTTATCAACTTAGCCCATAAAGTACGGGTAATTGTGCCCACACCTTTAGCTGATTACGGTATACAGGGATTAGGCACGATTGGCACCAGTATTGCTGGGCTGGTGGGAGCTGCTGTTTGCTTTGCTGTCGCCTTTGGCATAGCCAAGGTAGTGAGACCGAATAATGCTTAA
- a CDS encoding energy-coupling factor transporter transmembrane protein EcfT gives MLNISLPLRLQLSLVIVIGAALLKHHTWPYLAVYGAIALLWAWLLRVHLPHLGKLLGTELLFLSLLALPLGWERASFLLVRSVICLIVMNSFLLTLPAHSFGIALKSLPLPLPLKENLLLAGQYLEILLSEVTRMQRSAQLRGLNGSAGWLRYASAAMIGALYLRSLERAERVYTAMIARGYNGQLPIDSALRPKERLALLVACAIAACLTISSYQLAVNS, from the coding sequence ATGCTTAACATCTCCCTACCATTACGTTTGCAACTGTCGCTGGTGATTGTCATCGGCGCAGCTTTATTAAAGCATCATACTTGGCCCTACTTGGCTGTTTATGGTGCGATCGCACTTTTGTGGGCCTGGTTGTTGCGCGTACATCTTCCCCATCTGGGAAAATTACTCGGTACGGAGTTGCTGTTTTTATCTTTACTAGCTTTGCCCTTAGGGTGGGAACGGGCTAGCTTTTTGCTGGTTCGTTCTGTGATCTGTTTAATTGTGATGAACAGTTTCTTGTTAACTTTACCTGCTCATAGTTTCGGCATTGCGCTGAAAAGCTTACCTTTACCATTACCGTTAAAGGAGAATTTGCTATTAGCTGGACAATATCTAGAAATTTTATTGTCAGAAGTCACAAGAATGCAGCGCAGCGCCCAATTGCGGGGTCTTAATGGTTCTGCTGGCTGGCTGCGTTACGCTAGTGCAGCTATGATTGGAGCCTTATATCTCCGAAGTTTGGAACGGGCAGAACGAGTTTACACCGCAATGATCGCTCGTGGTTACAACGGTCAGTTACCAATAGACTCAGCATTAAGGCCAAAAGAGCGACTGGCTTTATTAGTAGCTTGTGCGATCGCTGCTTGTTTAACCATCAGTTCCTATCAGTTAGCAGTTAACAGTTAG
- a CDS encoding energy-coupling factor ABC transporter ATP-binding protein, whose protein sequence is MKSLTSNPQYPIHHPHPTVVEVENLVYAYPNQEPVLRDISFTLKAGDRVALMGATGSGKSTLLENLIGLKQPQSGRISINGIPVEYKTLSQVRRHIGFAFQDANDQLFMPTILEDITFGPRNYGVSPALAIDRARQLLADFGLEAYANRSAHQLSGGQRRLVALAAILALEPAILILDEPTNGLDPAWRRHLAQVLLKLPVQVILIASHDLNWLGKVTQRALVLAGGQIPIDTDIQPLLKDGQTLDRLGLPVDW, encoded by the coding sequence TTGAAATCTTTAACATCTAATCCCCAATATCCCATCCATCATCCCCACCCTACTGTAGTGGAGGTGGAGAACTTGGTATATGCCTATCCCAATCAAGAGCCAGTATTGCGCGACATTTCTTTTACATTAAAAGCAGGCGATCGCGTGGCTTTGATGGGAGCAACAGGTTCGGGCAAAAGCACTTTGCTAGAGAATCTCATCGGCTTAAAACAACCGCAAAGTGGGAGAATTAGCATTAATGGCATTCCCGTAGAATATAAAACTCTATCCCAAGTGCGTCGTCACATCGGCTTTGCTTTTCAAGATGCCAACGACCAATTGTTTATGCCCACCATCTTAGAAGATATTACCTTTGGGCCACGTAATTATGGTGTTTCACCAGCATTAGCAATTGATCGGGCGCGTCAGTTATTAGCTGATTTTGGCTTAGAAGCCTACGCCAACCGTTCGGCTCATCAACTTTCTGGGGGACAAAGACGCTTGGTTGCTCTCGCCGCGATTTTAGCTCTAGAACCTGCAATTTTGATTTTAGATGAGCCTACTAACGGTCTCGATCCTGCATGGCGGCGACATCTAGCACAAGTGTTATTAAAATTGCCAGTGCAGGTAATTTTAATCGCCTCCCATGACCTCAATTGGTTAGGTAAAGTGACTCAACGCGCTTTGGTACTGGCTGGCGGGCAGATTCCCATAGACACAGACATTCAGCCACTTTTAAAAGATGGGCAGACCTTAGATCGGTTGGGTTTACCAGTAGATTGGTAA
- a CDS encoding DUF1361 domain-containing protein, with protein MKTELVELLIKLAQVLQINMRWMTWNLFLAFIPLALSIWLFRRNRGRTWVWWLGFLVFYAFLPNAPYLLTDVIHLIHDIRTIQSVWMITLVLIPLYILVIFAGFEAYVVSLINLGYYLHRVGKRQWILWVELITHALSAVGIYWGRFLRFNSWDFITQPDAVLTIGVEEIVGKQPLVIIAVTFVILIGLYAIMKRVTLGWVQQRNINIPMNSQSTKNG; from the coding sequence ATGAAAACAGAATTAGTCGAATTGCTCATCAAATTAGCGCAGGTCTTACAAATTAATATGAGATGGATGACCTGGAATCTGTTTCTAGCTTTCATTCCTTTGGCTTTGAGTATTTGGCTATTTCGCAGGAATCGGGGCAGAACATGGGTTTGGTGGCTAGGATTTCTAGTTTTCTACGCTTTTTTACCCAATGCGCCCTATTTGCTAACCGATGTCATTCACTTAATCCATGATATCCGCACTATTCAGTCAGTGTGGATGATTACCTTAGTATTAATTCCGCTCTATATTTTAGTAATTTTCGCTGGCTTTGAAGCTTACGTCGTTTCTTTAATTAATTTAGGTTATTATTTACACCGAGTTGGTAAAAGGCAATGGATTTTATGGGTTGAGTTAATTACCCATGCGCTATCTGCTGTTGGTATTTACTGGGGACGTTTCCTGCGTTTCAATAGTTGGGATTTTATTACACAGCCAGATGCAGTACTTACCATAGGTGTAGAAGAAATTGTAGGTAAACAGCCCTTAGTTATTATTGCTGTCACCTTTGTGATCCTTATAGGTTTGTACGCGATTATGAAGCGAGTAACTTTAGGCTGGGTTCAGCAGCGGAATATTAATATACCTATGAATTCACAATCAACGAAAAATGGATGA
- a CDS encoding putative PEP-binding protein, translating to MDKLYWLDQIKLQDRAKVGDKAFYLSRIMQRGYPVVPGFVIGAEILREFLETLNSSESLAADLPYSSLHLDVGNWRQLQQVAGRLRQEIITATLPSSWVSKIFQAAREWETKYLILRPSLMVPTNNKQVGTISGLLESVFCQCDQEAIATGLKQTWSQLFRARSLLYWQQAGTNLQQVNLAVLVQPVRNAIASGSINASTSAWEITATCGLEVAIANGEVQPDVYYIQPDSGKLIEKHLGNKMLAYCVALPDVTDEWQALPDSVLTANNTSLITYLLEQAQQKQYALPAEYLPQIIDLASQLVGEFGKHFSVKWTVSHDNPSAKLYITQVKSPQSAIPNVHIIKGLGAARGRVTANAYVVGNSQLQTEKLPQGAILVARTIKPDWLPLLQKVKGIITEEGGLTSHAAILARELGIPAIVSATDVTALIQNGEKLLLDGDRAEVYRIKADVAVEEVQQKWGSAEALELNYLHSSMPSSPVNTNSWESSGSAFAATKPIIATQLLLNLSQPNLIEQVQSLPVDGVGLIRSELMIVNILEGEHPNSWLADGRQAELVEIWAEQIMQFARGFAPRPVFYRSLDWRSHELPSFPHQQQSSPQSVLGERGIFSYLLNPAVFELELNALATVQKAGYSNINLLLPFVRSVEEFTFCRHKVEQAGLTQLPQFQLWIMAEVPSVLFLLPEFVKAGVNGISIGTNDLTQLLLGVDREQQQLARVFNELHPAVMSAIAQLIEMSKNAGIPCAICGQAPAIYPEIIDRLVQWGITAISVEPEAVSRTYEAIARAEHRLILEAARRQLRG from the coding sequence GTGGACAAACTCTACTGGCTTGACCAAATTAAACTCCAAGACCGCGCCAAAGTAGGTGACAAAGCATTTTACTTGAGCAGAATTATGCAGCGTGGCTACCCGGTAGTACCGGGTTTTGTCATTGGGGCAGAAATTTTGCGAGAATTCTTAGAAACTCTCAACAGTTCAGAGTCATTAGCCGCTGATTTGCCATATTCTTCTTTGCACTTAGATGTTGGCAATTGGCGACAACTCCAGCAGGTAGCTGGCCGTTTGCGTCAGGAAATTATTACTGCCACTCTACCATCGTCATGGGTGAGCAAAATTTTCCAAGCTGCAAGAGAATGGGAAACTAAGTATTTAATTTTGCGCCCTAGCCTCATGGTACCGACTAATAACAAGCAAGTCGGGACTATCTCTGGGTTGCTAGAGTCAGTGTTTTGCCAATGCGATCAAGAAGCGATCGCCACAGGATTAAAGCAAACTTGGAGTCAATTGTTTCGGGCGAGAAGTTTACTATATTGGCAGCAAGCAGGAACTAACCTGCAACAAGTTAATTTAGCAGTTTTAGTGCAGCCTGTTCGCAATGCCATTGCCAGTGGCTCAATTAATGCGAGTACATCTGCGTGGGAAATCACTGCTACTTGTGGATTAGAAGTAGCGATCGCTAATGGTGAAGTTCAGCCAGATGTCTACTATATCCAACCAGACAGTGGCAAACTCATTGAGAAACACCTAGGCAATAAGATGTTAGCTTATTGCGTTGCCCTGCCAGACGTTACGGATGAGTGGCAAGCATTACCAGATTCAGTACTAACGGCAAATAACACTTCTCTAATTACTTATTTACTGGAACAAGCTCAACAAAAACAATACGCTTTACCAGCAGAATACCTGCCGCAAATAATTGATTTAGCTAGTCAGCTTGTGGGTGAGTTCGGTAAACATTTTTCTGTAAAATGGACTGTTTCACATGACAATCCCTCAGCCAAGCTCTATATTACTCAAGTTAAGTCCCCCCAATCTGCCATTCCCAATGTACATATCATCAAGGGATTAGGGGCAGCTAGGGGACGTGTAACTGCAAATGCCTATGTCGTAGGCAATTCCCAATTACAAACAGAAAAGCTACCCCAGGGAGCGATTTTAGTAGCTCGCACTATCAAACCCGATTGGTTACCTTTATTACAAAAAGTCAAGGGCATTATTACTGAGGAGGGAGGATTGACCAGCCATGCAGCAATCCTGGCTAGGGAATTGGGTATCCCAGCAATTGTGAGCGCTACAGATGTGACTGCCTTAATTCAGAACGGTGAAAAACTATTATTAGATGGTGATAGAGCAGAAGTTTATCGGATTAAAGCAGATGTAGCAGTAGAGGAAGTTCAACAAAAATGGGGTTCGGCGGAGGCTTTAGAACTAAATTACCTGCATTCTTCCATGCCCTCATCGCCTGTTAATACAAATTCTTGGGAATCCTCTGGTTCTGCTTTTGCGGCTACCAAACCAATAATTGCTACTCAGTTGTTACTCAACCTGAGCCAACCCAACTTAATAGAGCAAGTGCAAAGTTTGCCTGTGGATGGAGTAGGATTAATCCGCTCAGAACTAATGATTGTCAACATCTTAGAAGGCGAACACCCCAATAGTTGGCTAGCAGATGGGCGACAGGCAGAATTAGTAGAGATCTGGGCCGAACAGATTATGCAATTTGCCCGTGGGTTTGCACCACGACCAGTATTTTATCGCTCTTTGGATTGGCGATCGCACGAATTACCCTCTTTCCCCCATCAGCAGCAATCTTCGCCACAGTCAGTTTTGGGTGAACGGGGAATATTTAGCTATTTACTCAATCCCGCAGTCTTCGAGTTAGAACTGAATGCTTTGGCAACTGTACAAAAAGCAGGTTATAGCAATATTAACCTATTGCTGCCATTTGTTCGGAGTGTAGAGGAGTTTACTTTTTGTCGCCACAAAGTTGAACAAGCAGGATTAACTCAACTACCGCAATTTCAATTGTGGATTATGGCAGAAGTACCCAGCGTACTATTTTTGCTGCCAGAATTTGTCAAAGCCGGTGTCAATGGCATTTCCATTGGTACAAATGACCTCACGCAACTTCTACTGGGAGTTGATCGAGAGCAACAACAGCTAGCGCGAGTATTCAACGAACTCCATCCTGCAGTTATGAGTGCGATCGCTCAATTAATTGAAATGTCTAAAAATGCTGGAATTCCCTGCGCCATCTGCGGTCAAGCACCAGCAATTTATCCAGAAATCATTGATCGCTTGGTGCAATGGGGCATTACAGCCATTTCCGTAGAACCAGAAGCAGTTAGCCGCACCTACGAAGCGATCGCCCGTGCTGAACACCGCCTAATTTTAGAAGCTGCACGCCGACAGTTGAGAGGATGA
- a CDS encoding MgtC/SapB family protein, with amino-acid sequence MTNDWLNILFRLCIALLSGAIIGLERQLRHKPAGLRTHMLVSLGSALFTLIPLYTDGMQANADALSRVIQGIAAGIGFLGAGEILRESSNESQRAEVHGLTSAAAIWVSAALGIAAGCNLWQLSLTGAALTFLVLNLFKVLERWN; translated from the coding sequence ATGACCAACGATTGGCTAAATATTCTCTTTAGGCTGTGCATAGCGTTGCTGAGTGGGGCGATTATTGGCTTAGAACGTCAACTGCGACACAAGCCAGCAGGTTTAAGAACTCATATGTTAGTCAGCCTCGGCTCAGCTCTTTTTACCCTTATACCTCTATATACAGATGGGATGCAAGCCAATGCTGATGCACTCAGCCGGGTAATTCAAGGTATAGCTGCTGGGATAGGATTTTTGGGTGCTGGCGAGATTTTACGCGAATCTTCTAACGAATCACAGCGCGCAGAAGTTCACGGATTAACATCTGCTGCGGCTATTTGGGTATCAGCAGCTTTAGGAATTGCGGCTGGATGTAACTTGTGGCAATTAAGTTTAACTGGTGCTGCCTTAACTTTCTTAGTTCTCAACCTTTTTAAAGTATTAGAAAGATGGAATTAG
- the recF gene encoding DNA replication/repair protein RecF — translation MFLQSIHLRQFRNYKDQKVEFTAAKTILVGNNAQGKSNLLEAVELLATLRSHRMARDRDLVQEGEAIAQINASLERKSSISDLTLTLRRNGRRTVALNSEIVRRQMDFLGVLNAVEFSSLDLDLVRGGPEGRRSWLDTLLIQLEPVYAHILQQYNQVLRQRNAFLKQTQDSALSSQQLEQLAVWDAQLATTGTRVIRRRERALQRLAPIATNWHASISGSTEELQIKYAPNVPLGENYPQEVQQAFLDKIQQRTIAEQRQGTTLVGPHRDEVELIINQTPARQYGSQGQQRTLVLALKLAELQLIEEVVGEPPLLLLDDVLAELDLYRQNQLLDAIQDRFQTLITTTHLGSFDSQWLNSSQILLVKAGEISLPNPLY, via the coding sequence ATGTTTCTCCAATCCATTCACCTGAGACAATTTCGTAATTACAAAGACCAGAAAGTGGAATTTACGGCTGCCAAGACAATTTTGGTAGGCAATAATGCTCAGGGAAAGTCAAATTTGTTGGAGGCGGTGGAGTTATTAGCAACATTGCGATCGCATCGTATGGCCCGCGATCGCGATTTAGTTCAAGAAGGAGAAGCGATCGCCCAAATTAATGCTTCTCTAGAGCGCAAATCTAGTATTAGTGACTTGACTTTAACTCTGCGCCGCAATGGACGGCGTACAGTGGCGCTCAATAGTGAAATTGTGCGTCGCCAAATGGATTTTCTTGGTGTTTTGAATGCTGTAGAGTTTTCTAGCTTAGATTTAGACTTGGTACGTGGCGGCCCAGAAGGCCGTCGTAGTTGGCTAGACACTTTATTAATTCAACTCGAACCTGTATATGCTCACATTTTGCAGCAGTACAATCAGGTTTTGCGACAACGCAATGCATTTTTAAAACAGACTCAAGATTCAGCACTCAGTAGCCAGCAGTTAGAACAATTGGCTGTCTGGGATGCTCAGTTAGCTACCACAGGTACACGCGTGATTAGACGACGTGAACGAGCGCTACAAAGGCTAGCACCAATTGCGACTAATTGGCACGCCAGCATCAGTGGTAGTACGGAAGAACTGCAAATTAAATATGCACCCAATGTTCCCTTGGGAGAAAATTATCCCCAAGAAGTACAACAAGCTTTCTTAGACAAAATTCAGCAGCGAACTATTGCAGAACAACGCCAGGGCACTACCCTTGTTGGCCCTCATCGCGACGAAGTAGAATTAATTATTAACCAAACACCCGCGCGTCAATATGGTTCTCAAGGTCAGCAGCGCACCCTAGTACTAGCTCTGAAATTAGCCGAGTTACAACTAATTGAAGAAGTTGTTGGCGAACCACCTCTGCTCTTATTGGATGACGTTTTAGCAGAGCTAGACTTATATCGCCAAAATCAGTTACTAGATGCGATTCAAGACAGGTTTCAAACTTTAATTACCACAACTCACCTTGGTTCTTTTGACTCACAGTGGTTGAATTCATCCCAAATTCTATTGGTAAAAGCCGGAGAAATATCATTGCCAAATCCGCTTTACTAA